Below is a window of Streptomyces genisteinicus DNA.
CCCACCGCTGTGAAGTCTTCTCCGTCCGCGATGGGCAGCGCGACCACGCGAGCGCGCGCCACCAGGGGGGATCCGGTGGAAACCAAGTGCATGTTGCGGCCCCACCGACCGGTCAGCAGCGCACCGGTGTCCAGCGCTTGGTCACCGTCCACCAGCAGCTTGAGCAGTTGGCGTTGGAGCCGGAGGCCGTTCGTGTTGCGCAGCGCATGCGGATAGTCGTCGAAGAGCAGTTGTGCCGCGCCATGCCGGTCCAGGGCCTCCGCGACGTCGACGTGAAAGGCGGTCGCCCGTTCTTCCTGGTTCGCCTCGGTGTAGGTACGCCCGCGGGTGCGAACGCTGGTGTCACCGAGCTCACGCGCGACCGCCTCCAGCAGGAAGGTCTTGCCAGAACCCGGCACTCCGCGGGCGATGACCGTCTCACCGTCTATCAAATGCTCGCAGACCTGATTGACCCAACTGCGCTGGGAAGGTAGTAACCGCATTCATGCCCTCACTTCAGCACGTGCTCACGCATGGCATGAATCCGCGGCGCCCAATTCTCATCAGTGATGCCGTACAGCATCAAGTGCGCCGCCATATCCGGTTCGCTCTCCGCCCATTCACGCGCATCCCGTTGCTCGTCGAGATCCCCCGACCACAGCAGCGGAAGCATGGCCGCCTCATCCCCGAACCAGTCGGCGAACGACTTCAGCACGTCCGCAACCTCTGTGCGCGGGGTGTTCGGCCCGCGGCGATGCAGAGTTTCCTGGAGCGCTTCCAAGGGAACGTGCCACGGAATGACATCGTCGGGGCGGGTACCTGCGGCAGCGGAGCAGGCCTTGCGGGTGAGCAAAGGGTGACCGCCGAATTCGCGGAACAGGAAATCGATGGTCGCCGGGTCCCGGTAGCGCAACCCCATACGCCTTCCGAGGCTGCGCACCATCTCCTGCATCTCATCCTTCTTCATCGGCGACAAGAAGGACAGGCGGACGAACTTGTAGAGCAGGTTGTCCCGGCCGTCGAGGAGGGGTCGTTCGAAGATCGCCGGGTCCACGCCGGCACATACGATGCCGATGCTGTCCTTTCCCTCGGCCTCGCGGCGCTGGATGACGCCACGAAGCTGGGTGAGGCAGCGCAGCAGCGCTCGCGCTTCCTCCTCATCCAGATTCGAACGGCCGCCTGGCCACGCCTGGTCGATCTCGTCGATGAAAAGCTCCAGGCGGCCGGGCAGCCCGTCGAGCAGGATGTCCAGATCGTTCAGCCAGTGCGTCGAGATACTGGCTACGGGGTGAGGACGGCCGTCACGCGTGAGCGAGGTCAGTCGTGGGGCTGTTCCCGACGCGGCACGCACCAGTTTGTGGCACTCCACGAGCAGGCCCAGTTGGAACTGCTCGGCCGAGAGTCCACTGACGTCCAGACGGATCACGGGCTTGCCCTGCTCTGCCCTGTGCTTCTCGACGTAGTTCAGCAGCGAGGTCTTCCCGGCCTTGCGGAGCCCGAAGATTCCGACGGACTGCCCGCGGTCGAGGGCGAAATCAAGCTGCCGCACCTCGGCTCGACGCCCGTAGAATGCGGCAGGTTCGGTAATGGGCTTGGTCAGGTCGTAGTGATCATGGGTGACCATTACCTGCGCGATGCGCTCGCGTAAGCTTATCGGCGCCCCATGCTCAATGAGCGCATTTGCGTCGACCGTTAAAATCGGCAGCTGCCCGCGACGACGGCGAACAAGGTTCTCCGCGCCCCCGTCCGGAGTGAGCAGGATCGCGAAGTCGGGATCCAGCCTCGCCTCACCCTTGCGCAACCGGTCAGCGATGATGTCGAGAGTCCGAGGCTCCACTCGCTCGTACGCGGCGGAGAGGCACAGCACTTCGAGATGCAGATCAAAGGTTTCCCGTACGTGCTCCGGCAGGGTGATGTAGATCCACCAGCGCCGGGCGTCCTTCGGATCCTCGACAAACCGGTACGGCTCCGCACCCATCTCACGGAGAAGCTTGTTGAACTCTTTCCCCCCGGAAACCATCCGCTCGAACTTTGCCTTGTGCCCTGCGAGCACTTGTTGGTTATGAGTGCTTGCCACGTACGCCTCTCAGCGAGCCCAGTTTCCCGGATCGTACGCCGGGCGAGGCACAGCGGGTGGGTCTTTGAAGATTGTCACGTCACACCAACAGACCCACGTTCCTCAAGCCTCAGCCGCCCCACCCCTCACGGCCCTGCCGTCGCGCCGCCCCGCCGCCCCACCGCCCCGCCGTCGCTGCGCCAGGACATGGCCGCGCCGCTCCCGCACGGCATGCCGCCACGGCCGCCCCGCGAAGACGCGTCCGGCGGGAGCGCGGAGCCCCCGGCGGACGCGGGTCGGAGCCGGCCGGCCCCGGCGCCGGAAGGGTGCCGGGGCCGGGCGGCCGGGCTCACCAGGCGAAGGCCTCCGGGGACGGGCCGGGGCCCGGGAAGATCTCGTCCAGGCCGGTCAGGACCTCGTCGCCCAGCTCCAGTTCGACCGCGCGCAGCGCCGACTCCAGCTGCTCCTGCGTCCGCGGGCCGACGATCGGACCCGTGACGCCCGGCCGGGTGAGCAGCCAGGCCAGGGCCGCCTCGCCCGGGGCGAGACCGTGCTTGTCGAGCAGGTCCTCGTACGCCTGCACCTTGTCGCGGACGGCCGTGTTCGCCAGGGCGTCAGCGCTGCGGCCGGTCGCCCGCCGCGCACCCTCGTTCTCCTTCTTGAGCACACCGCCGAGAAGTCCGCCGTGCAGCGGCGACCAGGGGATGACCCCGAGCCCGTACTCCTGCGCGGCCGGGATGACCTCCATCTCGGCGCGCCGCTCGGCGAGGTTGTAGAGGCACTGCTCGCTGACGAGGCCGTACGAACCGACGCGCCGTGCCGCCTCGTTGGCCTGGGCGATCTTCCAGCCGGGGAAGTTGGACGACCCGGCGTAGAGGATCTTGCCCTGCGTGACCAGGACGTCGATCGCCTGCCAGATCTCCTCGACCGGGGTGCGGCGGTCGATGTGGTGGAACTGGTAGAGGTCGATGTGGTCCGTCCGGAGCCGCTTCAGCGAAGCGTCCACCGCACGGCGGATGTTGAGGGCGGAGAGACGGTCGTGGTTGGGCCACGGGTCGCCGTCGCCGGCCATGTTGCCGTACACCTTCGTGGCGAGCACGACCTTGTCCCTGCGGTCGCCGCCCTTGGCGAACCAGGAGCCGATGATCTCCTCGGTGCGGCCCTTGTTCTCGCCCCAGCCGTAGACGTTGGCCGTGTCGAAGAAGTTGACGCCCGCGGCGAGCGCGGAGTCCATGATCTCGTGACTGGTGGCCTCGTCCGTCTGGGGCCCGAAGTTCATCGTGCCGAGGACGAGCCGGCTGACCTTGAGTCCTGTGCGTCCGAGCTGCGTGTACTTCATGAGTCCCTAGCCAACGCCTTCGAGCACGCTCGAAGCAAGAGCCGCCCGGGGGTCTCCCGGGCGGCCTTCCGGACCGTGCGGGTCAGCCCGCCAGGATGGCGTCCTCCAGCCGCTGGGCCACGTGCGCGTGGCCCTTGGCGTTGGGGTGAACCAGGGCGGGCACGGCCGGGAAGAGGCTGGTGTAGATCCCGTCCACCCAGTTCTGGCCGCCCGTCCGGTCGCACACGCTGTGGTCCTCGCCGCCCGCGTACACGTCGACGAAGGTGTCCCCGTGGCTGGCGGTCACCTCGCGGATGATCCGGTTCAGCGGTTCCAGCAGCTCGGTACGGGCCCAGGTGAGGTCACCGTGGGTGATGGTGGCGAACTCCCGGAAGTCGCCGAAGGTGCACCGCGTCGCGTCCTCGGGGACCACGTGGGGGTAACCGACCGTGAGCACCCGGGCGTCGGGCGCCTTCGCGTGGATCGCCGTCAGCATCGCGTCGTACTCGCGGCGCACCCCGGCCAGCGTCGCCGGCAGGGTGGCGCCCAGTTCCTCCTCGCACGGGGCGCCGTTGTTGCCCTCGGCCAGGCCGAGCTCGACGCAGCGCTTGAGGACCGTGCCGAAGCCGGCGGAGTTGCCGCCGATGCCGACGGTGATCAGACCGGTCTGCGCGGGGACCGATTCCAGCTGGGGCGCCACCTTCTCGAACGGCGCGTCCGGGTCGGGGCCGAGCAGCGGCTGCGGGCGGCCCAGCGGCTCGTGCGGCTCCTGCGCGATGTGCCGGATCTCGGCGGCGCCGCAGCTGACGTTGCGCAGGTCGACCAGGGGGCCGAGCTCGCGCCGCACGACCTCGGGGTACGACTCGGTGGTACGGACGCAGCCGTCCCTCGGGGTCTCGAACTCCTCGCCGGCCGCCTGGATGACTCCGGCGGTGTACGAGTCGCCGAGTGCGACCCACTCCATCGGCGCCTGCGCCCGGGAACCGGGGGCGCCGGGGGACGCCTGCGTCGGAGTGACGGCGGTGGCGGCGAGCGCGGCGGCGGCGCCGAGGACGACGAAGCCGCTGCGGAGACGGAGTCGTGGCACGGAACTCTCCCTGAGGTGCGGTCCGGGGCACGGCAGACCGCGACCACCCCCCGGAGGCACCCAGGTCGCGACCCTCCACACCAAGATCGCAACTCTGTGTAGTCAACTCAATACCCCAGGGGGGTGATGTGCCGATCGCGGTGCGGAGGGTCCGACGATGGGTCCGACGACGTGGAGGGAGACTCCGTCACCCACCTGGGAGGTGGGCGCCCCCGAGCGCGGGCGCCCCGCACCGGGGAGAGGTGGGCCGCTCCCGGCGAGCAGCACCGGAACGGCGGCCGCGCGGGCCGCACGCGGGCGGCGCGAGCCAGGGGTCGGTGACCGCGGAACGGCGGCTCCGGAGCGGCCGGCCTTCGGGAACAGGGCCGGACACCAAAGCCAGGCACGAGGGACCCGGCACGAAGGCCGCGGAGAGCGACCCCGGAACGAAGCCCGGCACCGCGGCCCGGGGCGGCAATCGTGCGCCGCGCTCCGCCGTCGGCGGACCGTGCCCGGCACATCCCGCCCGCACAGCCCGCCCGGCACGGTCCGCCGGAAGGGATCAGCCGACGGCGGCGGCGACGGCGATGATCGCGAACATCAGCACCAGTGCGGCGGCCATGATCTGGTTACGGGTCTTCGGGTTCACCCGCCGAGGTTAACCCGCGGCGTTCAGCGGCCAGGAATCGGCCACCTCGTAACGCGGCCGCTCCCCCGGCACCCCGCGCACGGGCAGGTTGCTCCGTACCAGCGCCAGACGGTCCGCCTGCCAGCCGGTTCCCTCGAACGGGGCCAGGGCCTCGACGCAGGGCCTCAGGTCGGCGGCGTCGTCACGGGCGCGGGCGATCGTGAGGTGGGGCACGTAGCGCCGGTGTTCGTCCATGGGGATTCCGGCGCGGCGGGCGGCGGCGTCGGCCCGTTCCGCGAGTCGCCGCATCTCGTCGAGTCCGCCGGCCGCGCCGACCCACAGCGCCCGCCGTCCGAACCGGCCGCCGCCGTGCAACCGCAGCGGGAACGCGTCCGTCCGGTGCGCGGCCGGCGCGAGGCGCTCGCGCAGGCCGGGGACGAGTGCGTCGTCCACCTCGCCCATGAAGGCCAGCGTGAAGTGCCACCCGGGACGCCCGGTCCACCGCAGCCGGTCCGCCCCCGGGAGGTCGCGCAGGCGCTCCACGACTGCGGAGAGCTCGTCGACGGCGGGTGGTGGAGGGAGGAGGGCGGCGAAGAGTCTCATGCCGCCAGTGTCGCGCCGGGCGTGCGCCGGGGAACGGCGCATCGCGAGGCCCCGGGCACGCCCCGGATGCGCCCCGTCCGGCAGCCCAGGGCGCGCGCTCTGACAGGCCCCGTCGCAACGCCGCGGGCGCCGTCGCGTCCCCCGGCGCGAAGCCCCGGTATGCGCCGCATGCCCCCGCATACGCCCCGTCGCGTGCCCCCGGC
It encodes the following:
- the thpR gene encoding RNA 2',3'-cyclic phosphodiesterase, whose amino-acid sequence is MRLFAALLPPPPAVDELSAVVERLRDLPGADRLRWTGRPGWHFTLAFMGEVDDALVPGLRERLAPAAHRTDAFPLRLHGGGRFGRRALWVGAAGGLDEMRRLAERADAAARRAGIPMDEHRRYVPHLTIARARDDAADLRPCVEALAPFEGTGWQADRLALVRSNLPVRGVPGERPRYEVADSWPLNAAG
- a CDS encoding ATP-binding protein — encoded protein: MLAGHKAKFERMVSGGKEFNKLLREMGAEPYRFVEDPKDARRWWIYITLPEHVRETFDLHLEVLCLSAAYERVEPRTLDIIADRLRKGEARLDPDFAILLTPDGGAENLVRRRRGQLPILTVDANALIEHGAPISLRERIAQVMVTHDHYDLTKPITEPAAFYGRRAEVRQLDFALDRGQSVGIFGLRKAGKTSLLNYVEKHRAEQGKPVIRLDVSGLSAEQFQLGLLVECHKLVRAASGTAPRLTSLTRDGRPHPVASISTHWLNDLDILLDGLPGRLELFIDEIDQAWPGGRSNLDEEEARALLRCLTQLRGVIQRREAEGKDSIGIVCAGVDPAIFERPLLDGRDNLLYKFVRLSFLSPMKKDEMQEMVRSLGRRMGLRYRDPATIDFLFREFGGHPLLTRKACSAAAGTRPDDVIPWHVPLEALQETLHRRGPNTPRTEVADVLKSFADWFGDEAAMLPLLWSGDLDEQRDAREWAESEPDMAAHLMLYGITDENWAPRIHAMREHVLK
- a CDS encoding SGNH/GDSL hydrolase family protein, with the translated sequence MPRLRLRSGFVVLGAAAALAATAVTPTQASPGAPGSRAQAPMEWVALGDSYTAGVIQAAGEEFETPRDGCVRTTESYPEVVRRELGPLVDLRNVSCGAAEIRHIAQEPHEPLGRPQPLLGPDPDAPFEKVAPQLESVPAQTGLITVGIGGNSAGFGTVLKRCVELGLAEGNNGAPCEEELGATLPATLAGVRREYDAMLTAIHAKAPDARVLTVGYPHVVPEDATRCTFGDFREFATITHGDLTWARTELLEPLNRIIREVTASHGDTFVDVYAGGEDHSVCDRTGGQNWVDGIYTSLFPAVPALVHPNAKGHAHVAQRLEDAILAG
- a CDS encoding aldo/keto reductase — protein: MKYTQLGRTGLKVSRLVLGTMNFGPQTDEATSHEIMDSALAAGVNFFDTANVYGWGENKGRTEEIIGSWFAKGGDRRDKVVLATKVYGNMAGDGDPWPNHDRLSALNIRRAVDASLKRLRTDHIDLYQFHHIDRRTPVEEIWQAIDVLVTQGKILYAGSSNFPGWKIAQANEAARRVGSYGLVSEQCLYNLAERRAEMEVIPAAQEYGLGVIPWSPLHGGLLGGVLKKENEGARRATGRSADALANTAVRDKVQAYEDLLDKHGLAPGEAALAWLLTRPGVTGPIVGPRTQEQLESALRAVELELGDEVLTGLDEIFPGPGPSPEAFAW